Proteins encoded in a region of the Vitis riparia cultivar Riparia Gloire de Montpellier isolate 1030 chromosome 7, EGFV_Vit.rip_1.0, whole genome shotgun sequence genome:
- the LOC117917443 gene encoding linamarin synthase 2-like: protein MDPKNTTRKPHIVCVPFPAQGHVIPMMQLAKLLHSKGFCITFVNTEFNHRRLVRSKGEDWAKGFDDFWFETISDGLPPSNPDATQNPTMLCYHVPKHCLAPFRHLLAKLNSSPEVPPVTCIIADGIMSFALKAAEELGIPEVQFWTASACGFMAYLHHAELIQRGIFPFKDENFMSDGTLDTRVDWIPGMRNIRLKDLPSFIRTTDPNHIMFHFARTETQNCLKASAIIFNTFDAFEHEVLEAIASKFPHIYTIGPLSLLSSFMPKSQLTSFRPNLWADDSACLEWLDQRAPNSVIYANYGSVTVMSDQHLKEFAWGLANSHYSFLWIVRPDVVMGDSAVLPEEFLEETKGRGLLASWCPQEQVLSHPSVAVFLTHCGWNSMMETICAGVPVICWPFFAEQQTNCRYACTEWGIGMEVNHDVERHDIEALVKEMMEGERGKEMKKNAMEWKKKAEEATGVGSSHCNNFDRFIKRLSTMDAKK, encoded by the exons ATGGATCCAAAGAACACAACCAGAAAGCCCCATATAGTATGTGTACCATTCCCAGCACAAGGGCATGTGATTCCCATGATGCAACTAGCCAAGCTTCTACACTCGAAAGGCTTCTGCATCACCTTTGTCAACACCGAGTTCAATCATAGGCGCTTGGTTCGGAGCAAAGGAGAGGACTGGGCTAAGGGCTTTGATGATTTCTGGTTCGAAACAATATCAGATGGATTGCCACCGTCCAATCCTGATGCCACCCAAAATCCCACTATGCTCTGTTACCACGTTCCAAAGCACTGTTTGGCTCCGTTTCGACATCTGTTAGCTAAGCTGAATTCATCGCCAGAAGTGCCTCCAGTTACATGCATAATTGCAGATGGGATTATGAGTTTTGCGTTGAAGGCTGCGGAAGAGCTGGGTATACCTGAGGTTCAGTTCTGGACTGCCTCAGCTTGTGGCTTCATGGCATATCTGCATCACGCTGAACTCATTCAGAGAGGCATTTTCCCATTCAAAG ATGAAAACTTCATGAGCGATGGCACTCTTGACACACGTGTAGATTGGATACCAGGCATGAGAAACATTAGGCTGAAAGACCTCCCAAGCTTCATTAGAACCACAGACCCAAATCATATCATGTTCCATTTTGCGCGTACGGAAACACAAAATTGCTTAAAAGCCTCAGCAATCATCTTCAACACTTTCGACGCCTTTGAACATGAAGTGTTAGAAGCAATCGCCTCCAAGTTCCCTCACATTTACACCATAGGCCCGCTTTCGTTGCTCAGCTCCTTCATGCCCAAAAGCCAATTGACTTCGTTTAGGCCCAACTTGTGGGCGGACGATTCGGCATGCCTTGAATGGCTTGATCAAAGAGCACCCAACTCAGTTATTTATGCGAATTACGGGAGCGTGACGGTGATGTCTGATCAGCACTTGAAGGAGTTTGCATGGGGGCTTGCAAACAGCCACTACTCATTTCTATGGATTGTTCGACCCGATGTCGTAATGGGGGATTCCGCAGTTTTGCCTGAAGAATTTCTCGAGGAGACTAAGGGTAGAGGATTGCTAGCGAGTTGGTGTCCACAAGAACAAGTGCTCTCTCACCCATCCGTGGCTGTTTTTCTGACACATTGCGGGTGGAATTCCATGATGGAAACTATATGTGCAGGTGTACCTGTGATTTGTTGGCCATTCTTTGCAGAGCAACAAACAAATTGTCGATATGCATGTACAGAGTGGGGGATTGGTATGGAAGTTAATCATGATGTAGAGCGCCATGACATTGAAGCCCTTGTTAAGGAAATGATGGAAGGGGAAAGGGGgaaggaaatgaagaaaaatgccATGGAATGGAAGAAGAAAGCAGAAGAAGCTACTGGTGTTGGTAGTTCACATTGCAATAACTTCGACAGATTTATCAAGAGGCTATCCACCATGGATGCTAAAAAATAA
- the LOC117918568 gene encoding chaperone protein dnaJ A6, chloroplastic — translation MAIVPCGTTWPAQWGIRPQFMLRSSITNKLPRSNYGASSKINYLASACSSLFSQGSLHAFIYAGSSQTSHNRRGARFTVRADSDFYSVLGVSKNASKSEIKSAYRKLARSYHPDVNKEPNAEQKFKEISNAYEVLSDDEKRSLYDRYGEAGLKGAGMGMGDFSNPFDLFESLFEGMGGMGGMGGMGGRSSRSRVVDGEDEYYNLVLKFNEAVFGVEKEIEITRLETCGTCNGSGAKPGTTPTTCSTCGGQGQVISSARTPLGVFQQVMTCSSCGGTGELSTPCTACSGDSRVRRTKRISLKVPAGVDSGSRLRVRSEGNAGRRGGAPGDLFVMIEVIPDPILKRDDNNILYSCKVSYIDAILGTTLKVPTVDGMVDLKIPAGTQPNTTLVMAKKGVPLLNKSNMRGDQLVRVQVEIPKRLSSEEKKLIEELANLSKGKAATSRR, via the exons ATGGCCATTGTACCGTGTGGAACTACCTGGCCCGCTCAATGGGGCATTCGTCCTCAGTTTATGCTAAGATCTTCGATCACAAACAAGCTTCCAAGATCCAATTATGG TGCTTCAAGCAAGATCAATTATTTGGCATCCGCATGTTCAAGCTTATTCTCACAGGGTTCCTTGCATGCGTTCATTTATGCGGGGTCATCTCAAACGTCACATAATCGTAGGGGGGCTCGATTCACTGTTAGAGCTGATAGT GATTTCTATTCTGTTCTTGGAGTGTCTAAAAATGCTAGCAAATCTGAAATTAAAAGCG CTTATCGAAAGCTTGCCAGGAGTTATCATCCAGATGTGAACAA AGAACCAAATGCGGAGCAGAAATTCAAGGAAATTAGCAATGCATATGAG GTTTTGTCAGATGatgagaaaagatccttatacGACAGGTATGGGGAAGCAGGACTTAAAGGTGCTGGTATGGGCATGGGG GATTTCAGCAACCCATTTGATCTTTTTGAGTCGCTCTTTGAAGGCATGGGTGGTATGGGTGGTATGGGTGGCATGGGCGGCAGAAGTTCCAGGAGTAGAGTTGTTGATGGCGAGGATGAGTACTACAACCTTGTTTTAAAGTTTAATGAAGCAGTTTTTGGGGTTGAAAAAGAGATTGAGATAACCCGACTGGAGACATGTGGAACCTGCAATGGCTCAGGTGCTAAACCAGGGACCACTCCTACCACATGTAGCACGTGTGGAGGGCAGGGCCAGGTTATCTCATCAGCAAGGACTCCATTAGGAGTTTTTCAACAGGTGATGACCTGCTCTTCTTGTGGTGGGACTGGGGAGTTATCCACCCCTTGCACTGCATGTTCTGGTGATTCCCGGGTAAGGAGGACAAAGCGGATAAGTTTGAAAGTTCCAGCTGGTGTGGACTCTGGTAGCCGTTTAAGGGTTCGATCTGAAGGTAATGCTGGAAGACGAGGTGGAGCCCCAGGTGACCTTTTCGTAATGATTGAAGTCATACCAGACCCTATACTTAAACGTGATGACAACAACATCCTATACAGCTGTAAGGTGTCATACATTGATGCTATTTTGGGTACTACACTCAAGGTTCCAACAGTGGATGGCATGGTCGATTTGAAAATCCCAGCTGGTACACAGCCAAATACAACGTTGGTAATGGCAAAGAAAGGTGTTCCCCTACTGAATAAAAGCAACATGAGAGGTGATCAGTTGGTTCGTGTGCAAGTCGAAATACCAAAAAGGCTGAGCAGTGAAGAGAAAAAGCTCATTGAGGAACTTGCCAATCTCAGCAAGGGCAAGGCTGCGACTAGCAGGAGGTAG